Proteins from one Malania oleifera isolate guangnan ecotype guangnan chromosome 4, ASM2987363v1, whole genome shotgun sequence genomic window:
- the LOC131153421 gene encoding nicotinamide adenine dinucleotide transporter 1, chloroplastic, which yields MSGGAKQSPEVQNIRDLVCHAGAGAAAGAIAATFVCPLDVIKTRLQVHGLPEMAHSGPRGSVIITTLQNIVRTEGLKGLYRGLSPTIVALLPNWAVYFTVYEKLKCLLQTHVDTSNQLTIGANMIAASGAGAATSIATNPLWVVKTRLQTQGMRLDVVPYKGIYSALRRIAREEGVRGLYSGLLPSLAGISHVAIQFPAYEKMKSYLAKRDNTTTEKLSPGNLAVASSAAKILASVMTYPHEVVRSRLQEQGQARNHKIYYAGVIDCMKKVFQKEGLSGFYRGCATNLLRTTPSAVITFTSYEMMHRFFKRALPPVEKHSQAQTRSGGHVKPQQGENGGSSREGDNSILQCSQVQSSKRTSSLPLGNEEQLAARQ from the exons ATGAGCGGAGGAGCTAAACAATCACCCGAAGTTCAGAACATCAGAGATTTAGTGTGCCACGCCGGGGCGGGTGCCGCTGCAg GTGCCATAGCTGCCACTTTTGTTTGCCCGTTGGATGTGATCAAGACAAGACTGCAGGTTCATGGCCTTCCTGAAATGGCCCATTCGGGTCCCAGAG GTAGTGTCATCATTACAACTCTACAAAACATTGTAAGAACTGAGGGTCTGAAGGGATTGTATCGTGGCCTTTCACCAACAATAGTGGCACTACTTCCAAACTGGGCT GTGTACTTCACAGTTTATGAGAAACTCAAATGCCTACTCCAGACACACG TGGATACGAGCAATCAACTTACAATAGGTGCAAATATGATTGCTGCTTCTGGTGCAGGGGCTGCCACTTCTATTGCAACAAATCCATTGTGGGTTGTCAAGACCAGACTCCAA ACGCAGGGAATGAGGCTGGATGTGGTCCCATATAAAGGCATATATTCTGCTCTGAGAAGGATTGCACGTGAGGAAGGAGTACGAGGATTATACAG CGGCCTTCTGCCCTCATTAGCTGGGATAAGTCATGTTGCCATCCAATTTCCAGCATATGAGAAGATGAAGTCATATTTAGCAAAAAGAG ATAATACTACCACAGAAAAGCTAAGTCCTGGAAATCTTGCAGTTGCCTCTTCGGCAGCTAAGATACTGGCTTCTGTGATGACTTACCCACATGAG GTTGTGCGATCGAGGCTGCAAGAGCAAGGGCAAGCCCGAAACCACAAGATTTATTATGCAGGTGTTATTGACTGCATGAAGAAGGTTTTCCAAAAGGAAGGTCTTTCCGGTTTTTACCGTGGCTGTGCAACTAATCTATTGAGAACAACTCCATCTGCTGTCATTACATTTACCAGTTATGAGATGATGCATAGATTTTTTAAGCGGGCTCTGCCTCCAGTTGAGAAGCATTCACAAGCCCAGACTAGATCTGGTGGCCATGTCAAACCCCAGCAGGGAGAAAATGGAGGGAGTAGCAGAGAAGGTGATAACTCAATTCTGCAGTGCTCACAAGTCCAATCCAGTAAGAGAACTTCATCTCTTCCCCTGGGAAATGAGGAGCAGCTAGCAGCAAGGCAATGA